The Tautonia plasticadhaerens nucleotide sequence TCGTCCCCAAGGGCTTGAACCGGGACGCGAAGCATCCCGCCATCGTCGTCGGGCATCCGATGGGGGCGGTGAAGGAGCAGAGTGCCAACCTCTACGCCACCAAGATGGCCGAGCGGGGATTCGTCACGCTGTCGATTGATTTGCCGTTCTGGGGCGAGAGCGAGGGGGAGCCTCGCAACCTCGTGTCGCCCGACCTCTACGCGGAGAGCTTCAGTGCCGCCGTGGACTTCTTGGGCTCTCAACCGCTCGTCGACAAGGGGCGAATCGGTGCCATCGGGATTTGCGGCAGCGGGAGCTTCGTCATCAGTGCGGCGAAAATCGACCCGCGTCTGAAGGCCATCGCGACCGTCAGCATGTACGACATGGGGGCCGCCAATCGGCACTCGCTCAGAAAATCGCAGACCGTCGAACAGCGGAAGCAGGTCATCGCCGAAGCCGCGTCGCAGCGTGACGTCGAGTACGCGGGCGGTGCGACCAGGTACACGAGCGGGTCCGTGCACGAGCTTTCGGCAAGCTCCCACCCCATCGAG carries:
- a CDS encoding alpha/beta hydrolase; the protein is MFSSDLRGQDMNNQADNFYKSDKVAVEKVTFKNQYRMSIAGNLFVPKGLNRDAKHPAIVVGHPMGAVKEQSANLYATKMAERGFVTLSIDLPFWGESEGEPRNLVSPDLYAESFSAAVDFLGSQPLVDKGRIGAIGICGSGSFVISAAKIDPRLKAIATVSMYDMGAANRHSLRKSQTVEQRKQVIAEAASQRDVEYAGGATRYTSGSVHELSASSHPIEREFYDFYRTPRGEFTPKGSSPVLTTHPTLSSNVKFMNFYPFNDIETISPRPLLFIAGEKAHSIEFSEDAYRLAAEPKELLIVSDAGHVDLYDRVNVIPFDKLTSFFTEHLK